A single window of Mytilus trossulus isolate FHL-02 unplaced genomic scaffold, PNRI_Mtr1.1.1.hap1 h1tg000211l__unscaffolded, whole genome shotgun sequence DNA harbors:
- the LOC134701046 gene encoding uncharacterized protein LOC134701046 → MSYITCLPPKSVPRTNHTDVNTVYVIVEVKKIMAYIGDLRYTGDDNNVSLLVGLLIGGLVTSIIIGISVISILRRNKTRAVKKCKMEMSEGLSERQANLRNDDELDHIEENGSTYCEINPDDELQSDTNISKHQDINEGYEHLAHRSQKDPYNQLNEESPDDRVVDMINVDDRTEDSPNNGNMNLES, encoded by the exons ATGTCATATATCACATGTTTGCCACCAAAATCAGTACCTCGAACAAATCATACAGATGTAAATACTGTTTATGTTATC GTGGAAGTAAAAAAGATCATGGCGTACATCGGTGACTTGCGGTATACAGGAGACGACAATAACGTTTCCCTTCTTgttggacttttaattggtggacTTGTTACATCTATTATTATTGGTATTTCGGTTATATCAATTTTAAGGAGAAATAAGACTAGAGctgttaaaaaatgtaaaatggaAATGAGCGaag GTTTGTCTGAAAGGCAAGCGAACTTAAG AAATGACGATGAACTTGACCATATTGAGGAAAATGGATCGACATATTGTGAAATAAATCCAGATGATGAGTTACAAAGCGATACAAATATAAGCAAACATCAAGATATAAATGAAGGATACGAACATCTCGCACATCGATCACAAAAAGACCCGTATAATCAACTAAATGAGGAAAGTCCTGACGATCGAGTAGTAGACATGATCAATGTTGATGATCGTACAGAGGATTCACCAAATAATGGTAACATGAACCTGGAATCATAG